A single Xylella taiwanensis DNA region contains:
- a CDS encoding calcium-binding protein has product MTSAYFYFNQAQLDTADSYRQSGNYPAMYNTLSQAVRAGGGDPRLANWLTRAGEINSGRGFYAEFVRGAVYEAGREAGKNIDAAVFQRVSNMLAMDVMADAIRDKRLSFDNVISRDVGTAIGGEETGGLGLSPDKWAGTVGAAFPIGVGGLGMDPDSEFYQNLEKYYRENGYDPYQRADRLFDLIDDNVAGAIHAAQDPIARNEIATKIAIDAIMQYSALIQQQLGVAKIISELGSDVVQSDGQSWTWDGVRDAAKQFSQMAAGLHWYQDFLQGTMNMAKALAEGSADVFSGAEATWKRWIQPLFDHLREMIRDSITDGVDAVKQRLHDWRTHLGDAFQRLANQLHKDSDAFMTLLHDLFGYQRDVRDPLVLDLDGDGIETVAAGKNILFDHDGDGIKHASGWIKSDDGLLVLDRNGNGHIDDGSELFGADTLLANGQKATSGFEALRDLDSNGDGVFDAGDTRFTDVRVWRDLNQDGRSQTNELFTLSSLGIASIALTPTDTQRVNLNDGNFIDGRGTYTRSDGRTGVVGNLQLGLDHFYRDYNGAHAQVTVSEAARALPAITGSGAVRDLQEAASQSPALLAAVQALLSGTTPGTLRAALDQVIALWADTSTMRSSEERLEASGDMQRNVYYQWFVPAAVIAQGQEAVQTWTQQQHARLGPIIGILEKFNGSTLVSDHNGQISMGGQIFSWNRVVHPDGHGEEVMTFRFLPEQFDPLIDPFTKAYAHLKESIYIRLVLQQRLSDYLSGLTMTYHHGVMGWDASGVHAKLDDTWQHNKAQALQDAMDLYRYGSDALAGSDWKPLDTLRDMIDRTAAAPDGIQALKEAGTPFVSGDLEGSAAADIMFGDAGANTLSGGAGDDVLSGGGGDDTLYGGEGNDILRGDAGNDLLYGSSQNNTYLFNQGDGHDTLVDQGGSDTIVFGTGIAASDIRGWLQGQDVVLDLGNGHDSIRFKNRVNSDGGRDTRTDIEQITFADGTVWTGKTLNDMALTTQGTSGNDTLQGWQGRDTMLGGAGDDTLSGRGGDDVLLGGDGNDLLDGGSGSNRLEGGAGNDVLKVSAYYSSDNVLSGGTGDDTLYGSNNSDTYLFEKGDGHDTLVEQGGTDKLVLGAGIAASDVKVLREGQDVVLDLGNGHDSIRLKDWLTSDGYRSGSADIEQIVFADGTVWTGETLSDIGLTTIGTSGNDTLQGWQGRDILLGGAGDDVLSGGAGSNRLEGGAGNDVLKVSAYYSSDNVLSGGTGDDTLYGSIFADTYLFNQGDGHDTLVEQGGTDKLVLGAGIVASDVKVLREGQDVVLDLGNGHDSIRLKDWLTSDGYRSGSADIEQIVFADGTVWTGETLSDIGLTTIGTSGNDTLQGWQGRDILLGGAGDDVLSGGAGSNRLEGGAGNDVLKVSAYYSSDNVLSGGTGDDTLYGSDNADTYLFNQGDGHDTLVDQGGSDTLVLGTGIAASDIRGWLQGQDVVLDLGNGHDSIRFKNRVNSDGGRDTRTDIEQITFADGTVWTGKTLNDMALTTQGTSGNDTLNGWEGRDTMLGGAGDDTLSGRGGDDVLLGGDGNDLLDGGSGSNRLEGGAGNDVLKVSAYYSSDNVLSGGTGDDTLYGSIFADTYLFNQGDGHDTIVEQGGTDKLVLGAGIVASDVKVLREGQDVVLDLGNGHDSIRLKDWLTSDGYRSSTAHIEQIVFADGTVWTGETLSDIGLTTIGTSGDDTLQGWQGRDILLGGAGDDVLSGGAGSNRLEGGAGNDVLKVSAYYSSDNVLSGGTGDDTLYGSNNSDTYLFEKGDGHDTLVEQGGTDKLVLGAGIVASDVKVLREGQDVVLDLGNGHDSIRLKDWLTSDGYRSSTANIEQIVFADGTVWTGETLSDIGLTTIGTSGDDTLQGWQGRDILLGGAGDDVLSGGAGTNRLEGGAGNDVLKVSAYYSSDNVLNGGTGDDTLYGSDNADTYLFNQGDGHDTLVDQGGTDTLVLGTGIAASDIRGWLQGQDVVLDLGNGHDSIRFKNRVNSDGGRDTRTDIEQITFADGTVWTGKTLNDMALTTQGTSGNDTLNGWEGRDTMLGGAGDDTLSGRGGDDVLLGGDGNDLLDGGSGSNRLEGGAGNDVLKVSAYYSSDNVLSGGTGDDTLYGSIFADTYLFNQGDGHDTLVEQGGTDKLVLGAGIVASDVKVLREGQDVVLDLGNGHDSIRLKDWLTSDGYRSSTAHIEQIVFADGTVWTGETLSDIGLTTVGTSGDDTLQGWQGRDILLGGAGDDVLSGGAGTNRLEGGAGNDVLKVSAYYSSDNVLNGGTGDDTLYGSDNADTYLFNQGDGHDTLVDQGGTDTLVLGTGIAASDIRGWLQGQDVVLDLGNGHDSIRFKNRVNSDGGRDARTDIEQITFADGTVWTGKTLNDMALTTQGTSGNDTLNGWEGRDTMLGGAGDDTLSGRGGDDVLLGGDGNDLLDGGSGSNRLEGGAGNDVLKVSAYYSSDNVLSGGTGDDTLYGSNNSDTYLFEKGDGHDTLVEQGGTDRLVFGEGLHREEALFTKSGDDLSILFNHGDDQVTVAGWFSTPAHQVESFVFQDGTVLSGEVERLIAAMAMPSAVTTTQATVRDTNEHHLLVASSIV; this is encoded by the coding sequence ATGACGAGTGCATATTTTTATTTTAATCAGGCTCAGTTAGATACTGCCGACAGTTACAGGCAATCGGGGAATTACCCGGCGATGTATAACACCTTGTCTCAAGCGGTCCGTGCCGGTGGTGGTGATCCGAGACTGGCGAATTGGCTGACACGTGCCGGGGAGATTAATTCGGGGCGAGGTTTCTATGCAGAGTTTGTACGCGGTGCGGTGTATGAGGCCGGACGGGAGGCGGGCAAGAATATAGATGCGGCTGTATTTCAACGTGTCTCTAATATGCTGGCAATGGATGTAATGGCGGATGCAATACGAGATAAAAGACTTTCTTTTGATAACGTCATTTCAAGAGATGTTGGGACTGCCATAGGAGGAGAAGAAACAGGAGGCTTGGGGCTGTCGCCGGATAAATGGGCCGGGACGGTGGGCGCCGCCTTCCCTATCGGTGTGGGTGGGCTTGGGATGGACCCTGATTCCGAGTTCTATCAAAATCTTGAAAAATACTATAGGGAGAATGGCTACGACCCGTATCAACGGGCCGATAGGCTCTTTGACCTGATTGATGACAATGTTGCGGGTGCTATTCATGCCGCCCAAGATCCCATTGCCAGAAATGAGATTGCAACGAAAATCGCGATTGATGCAATCATGCAATACAGCGCCCTCATCCAACAGCAACTCGGGGTTGCAAAAATAATCTCTGAGTTGGGCAGCGATGTTGTGCAGAGCGACGGCCAATCTTGGACCTGGGACGGGGTGCGCGATGCAGCAAAACAGTTCTCCCAGATGGCCGCAGGCCTGCATTGGTATCAGGATTTTCTCCAGGGGACCATGAATATGGCCAAGGCCCTGGCTGAGGGGAGCGCCGATGTGTTCTCTGGAGCGGAAGCCACCTGGAAACGCTGGATACAACCGTTGTTTGATCATCTGCGAGAGATGATCCGCGACAGCATCACAGATGGCGTGGATGCGGTGAAGCAGAGGCTCCATGACTGGCGCACCCATCTTGGCGATGCCTTCCAGCGCCTGGCCAATCAACTACACAAAGACAGCGACGCTTTTATGACGCTGCTTCATGACCTGTTCGGCTATCAGCGTGATGTCCGCGACCCGCTGGTGCTGGATCTGGATGGCGACGGCATCGAAACCGTGGCGGCGGGTAAAAACATCCTGTTTGATCACGACGGCGACGGCATCAAACACGCCAGCGGCTGGATTAAATCCGATGACGGCTTGCTAGTGCTGGACCGCAACGGCAACGGACACATTGATGACGGCAGCGAACTGTTCGGTGCCGATACCCTATTGGCCAACGGCCAGAAAGCCACCTCCGGCTTTGAGGCACTGCGCGATCTGGACAGCAACGGGGATGGCGTCTTTGATGCCGGCGACACCCGCTTTACCGACGTGCGCGTGTGGCGCGATCTCAATCAGGATGGCCGCTCCCAGACCAACGAGCTGTTCACCCTCTCCAGCCTGGGCATTGCCTCGATCGCCCTGACGCCCACCGACACCCAGCGCGTCAACTTGAACGACGGTAATTTCATTGATGGCCGCGGCACCTACACCCGCAGCGATGGCCGCACCGGCGTCGTTGGCAACCTGCAATTGGGTCTGGACCACTTCTACCGCGACTACAACGGCGCCCACGCCCAAGTGACCGTGAGCGAGGCGGCCCGCGCCTTACCAGCCATCACCGGCAGCGGCGCGGTGCGCGATCTGCAAGAAGCCGCCAGCCAGTCACCGGCCTTATTGGCGGCCGTTCAAGCGCTATTGTCCGGCACCACTCCGGGCACCCTGCGCGCCGCGCTGGATCAGGTCATTGCCCTGTGGGCCGACACCTCAACCATGCGTAGCAGCGAGGAGCGCCTCGAAGCCTCCGGGGACATGCAGCGCAATGTGTATTACCAATGGTTCGTCCCTGCTGCCGTGATCGCCCAGGGCCAGGAGGCCGTTCAGACCTGGACCCAGCAGCAGCATGCCCGGCTTGGGCCGATCATCGGCATCCTGGAGAAGTTCAACGGCTCCACCCTGGTCAGCGATCACAACGGCCAGATCTCCATGGGGGGGCAGATCTTCAGCTGGAACCGCGTGGTCCATCCTGACGGACACGGCGAAGAGGTAATGACCTTCCGGTTCCTGCCGGAGCAGTTCGATCCCTTGATTGACCCCTTCACGAAGGCCTATGCCCACCTGAAAGAATCCATCTATATCCGGCTGGTGCTCCAGCAGCGGCTCAGCGATTACCTGTCCGGACTCACCATGACATATCACCACGGTGTGATGGGCTGGGATGCCTCCGGGGTGCACGCCAAGCTGGATGACACCTGGCAGCACAACAAAGCCCAGGCGCTTCAGGATGCGATGGACCTGTACCGCTACGGCAGCGATGCCCTTGCTGGCAGCGACTGGAAGCCGCTGGATACCTTGCGCGACATGATCGACCGTACCGCCGCCGCCCCTGATGGCATACAGGCCCTGAAGGAGGCGGGTACGCCCTTTGTGTCTGGAGATCTGGAAGGCAGTGCCGCGGCGGATATCATGTTCGGCGATGCCGGAGCCAATACCCTCAGTGGCGGCGCTGGCGACGATGTGCTGTCCGGCGGCGGCGGAGACGACACGCTGTACGGTGGTGAGGGCAACGATATCCTGCGTGGCGATGCGGGCAACGACCTGCTGTACGGCAGCTCCCAAAACAATACCTACCTGTTTAACCAAGGAGACGGCCACGACACCCTCGTGGATCAAGGCGGTAGCGACACCATCGTGTTTGGCACAGGCATTGCCGCCAGCGACATCCGAGGATGGTTGCAAGGTCAGGATGTAGTGCTGGATTTGGGCAACGGCCACGACAGCATTCGGTTCAAGAACAGGGTGAACTCCGATGGAGGGCGTGACACACGCACCGACATCGAACAGATCACCTTTGCCGATGGCACCGTCTGGACCGGAAAGACGTTGAATGACATGGCGTTAACCACACAGGGCACCTCCGGCAACGACACCCTGCAGGGCTGGCAAGGCCGGGACACCATGCTGGGCGGCGCTGGCGATGACACGCTGTCCGGCCGCGGCGGCGATGATGTGCTGCTGGGCGGGGATGGCAACGACCTGCTGGACGGCGGCAGCGGCAGCAACCGTCTGGAGGGCGGCGCCGGTAACGATGTGCTCAAGGTGTCGGCGTATTACTCCTCTGACAACGTGCTGAGCGGTGGTACCGGCGATGACACGCTGTACGGCAGTAATAATTCGGACACGTATTTGTTCGAGAAAGGAGACGGCCACGACACCCTCGTGGAACAGGGCGGTACCGACAAACTCGTGTTGGGCGCCGGGATTGCGGCCAGTGATGTCAAGGTGCTGCGCGAAGGTCAAGACGTGGTGCTGGACCTGGGCAACGGCCACGACAGCATCCGCTTGAAGGACTGGTTGACCTCCGACGGCTACCGTAGCGGCAGTGCCGACATTGAGCAGATCGTGTTTGCTGATGGCACGGTCTGGACCGGGGAAACGTTAAGCGACATCGGCCTGACGACCATCGGGACCTCTGGCAACGACACCCTGCAGGGCTGGCAAGGCCGGGACATCCTGCTGGGCGGCGCTGGCGATGACGTGCTGTCCGGCGGTGCTGGCAGCAACCGTCTGGAAGGCGGTGCCGGCAACGACGTGCTCAAAGTGTCGGCGTATTACTCCTCCGACAACGTGCTGAGCGGTGGTACCGGCGATGACACGCTGTACGGCAGCATCTTTGCGGATACCTACCTATTCAACCAAGGAGACGGCCACGACACCCTCGTGGAACAGGGCGGTACCGACAAACTCGTGTTGGGCGCCGGGATTGTGGCCAGTGATGTCAAGGTGCTGCGCGAAGGTCAAGACGTGGTGCTGGACCTGGGCAACGGCCACGACAGCATCCGCTTGAAGGACTGGTTGACCTCCGACGGCTACCGTAGCGGCAGTGCCGACATTGAGCAGATCGTGTTTGCTGATGGCACGGTCTGGACCGGGGAAACGTTAAGCGACATCGGCCTGACGACCATCGGGACCTCTGGCAACGACACCCTGCAGGGCTGGCAAGGCCGGGACATCCTGCTGGGCGGCGCTGGCGATGACGTGCTGTCCGGCGGCGCTGGCAGCAACCGTCTGGAAGGCGGTGCCGGCAACGACGTGCTCAAGGTGTCGGCGTATTACTCCTCCGACAACGTGCTGAGCGGCGGCACCGGCGATGACACGCTGTACGGCAGTGACAACGCCGATACCTACCTGTTCAACCAGGGAGACGGCCACGACACCCTCGTGGACCAAGGCGGTAGCGACACCCTGGTGTTGGGCACAGGCATTGCCGCCAGCGACATCCGAGGATGGTTGCAAGGTCAGGATGTAGTGCTGGATTTGGGCAACGGCCACGACAGCATTCGGTTCAAGAACAGGGTGAACTCCGATGGAGGGCGTGACACACGCACCGACATCGAACAGATCACCTTTGCCGATGGCACCGTCTGGACCGGAAAGACGTTGAATGACATGGCGTTAACCACACAGGGCACCTCCGGCAACGACACCCTAAACGGCTGGGAAGGCCGGGACACCATGCTGGGCGGCGCTGGCGATGACACGCTGTCCGGCCGCGGCGGCGATGATGTGCTGCTGGGCGGGGATGGCAACGACCTGCTGGACGGCGGCAGCGGCAGCAACCGTCTGGAAGGCGGTGCCGGTAACGACGTGCTCAAGGTGTCGGCGTATTACTCCTCTGACAACGTGCTGAGCGGTGGTACCGGCGATGACACGCTGTACGGCAGCATCTTTGCGGATACCTACCTATTCAACCAAGGAGACGGCCACGACACCATTGTGGAACAGGGCGGTACCGACAAACTCGTGTTGGGCGCCGGGATTGTGGCCAGTGATGTCAAGGTGCTGCGCGAAGGTCAAGACGTGGTGCTGGACCTGGGCAACGGCCACGACAGCATCCGCTTGAAGGACTGGTTGACCTCCGATGGCTACCGTAGCAGCACTGCCCACATTGAGCAGATCGTGTTTGCTGATGGCACGGTCTGGACTGGGGAGACGTTAAGCGACATCGGCCTGACGACCATCGGGACCTCTGGCGACGACACCCTGCAGGGCTGGCAAGGCCGGGACATCCTGCTGGGCGGCGCTGGCGATGACGTGCTGTCCGGCGGCGCTGGCAGCAACCGTCTGGAAGGCGGTGCCGGTAACGACGTGCTCAAGGTGTCGGCGTATTACTCCTCTGACAACGTGCTGAGCGGCGGCACCGGCGATGACACGCTGTACGGCAGTAATAATTCGGACACGTATTTGTTCGAGAAAGGAGACGGCCACGACACCCTCGTGGAACAGGGCGGTACCGACAAACTCGTGTTGGGCGCCGGGATTGTGGCCAGTGATGTCAAGGTGCTGCGCGAAGGTCAAGACGTGGTGCTGGACCTGGGCAACGGCCACGACAGCATCCGCTTGAAGGACTGGTTGACCTCCGACGGCTACCGTAGCAGCACTGCCAACATTGAGCAGATCGTGTTTGCTGATGGCACGGTCTGGACTGGGGAGACGTTAAGCGACATCGGCCTGACGACCATCGGGACCTCTGGCGACGACACCCTGCAGGGCTGGCAAGGCCGGGATATCCTGCTGGGCGGCGCTGGCGATGACGTGCTGTCCGGCGGCGCTGGCACCAACCGTCTGGAAGGCGGTGCCGGTAACGACGTGCTCAAGGTGTCGGCGTATTACTCCTCTGACAACGTGCTGAACGGTGGTACCGGCGATGACACGCTGTACGGCAGTGACAACGCCGATACCTACCTGTTCAACCAGGGAGACGGCCACGACACCCTCGTGGATCAAGGCGGTACCGACACCCTGGTGTTGGGCACAGGTATTGCTGCCAGCGACATCCGAGGATGGCTGCAAGGTCAGGATGTGGTGCTGGACCTAGGCAACGGCCACGACAGCATCCGATTCAAGAACAGAGTGAACTCCGATGGAGGGCGTGACACACGCACCGACATCGAACAGATCACCTTTGCCGATGGCACCGTCTGGACCGGAAAGACGTTGAATGACATGGCGTTAACCACACAGGGCACCTCCGGCAACGACACCCTAAACGGCTGGGAAGGCCGGGACACCATGCTGGGCGGCGCTGGCGATGACACGCTGTCCGGCCGCGGCGGCGATGATGTGCTGCTGGGCGGGGATGGCAACGACCTGCTGGACGGCGGCAGCGGCAGCAACCGTCTGGAGGGCGGCGCCGGTAACGATGTGCTCAAAGTGTCGGCGTATTACTCCTCTGACAACGTGCTGAGCGGTGGTACCGGCGATGACACGCTGTACGGCAGCATCTTTGCGGATACCTACCTATTCAACCAAGGAGACGGCCACGACACCCTCGTGGAACAGGGCGGTACCGACAAACTCGTGTTGGGCGCCGGGATTGTGGCCAGTGATGTCAAGGTGCTGCGCGAAGGTCAAGACGTGGTGCTGGACCTGGGCAACGGCCACGACAGCATCCGCTTGAAGGACTGGTTGACCTCCGATGGCTACCGTAGCAGCACTGCCCACATTGAGCAGATCGTGTTTGCTGATGGCACGGTCTGGACTGGGGAGACGTTAAGCGACATCGGCCTGACGACCGTCGGCACCTCTGGCGACGACACCCTGCAGGGCTGGCAAGGCCGGGACATCCTGCTGGGCGGCGCTGGCGATGACGTGCTGTCCGGCGGCGCTGGCACCAACCGTCTGGAAGGCGGTGCCGGTAACGACGTGCTCAAGGTGTCGGCGTATTACTCCTCTGACAACGTGCTGAACGGTGGTACCGGCGATGACACGTTGTACGGCAGTGACAACGCCGATACCTACCTGTTCAACCAGGGAGACGGCCACGACACCCTCGTGGATCAAGGCGGTACCGACACCCTGGTGTTGGGCACAGGCATTGCCGCCAGCGACATCCGAGGATGGTTGCAAGGTCAGGATGTAGTGCTGGATTTGGGCAACGGCCACGACAGCATCCGATTCAAGAACAGAGTGAACTCCGATGGAGGGCGTGACGCGCGCACCGACATCGAACAGATCACCTTTGCCGATGGCACCGTCTGGACCGGAAAGACGTTGAATGACATGGCGTTAACCACACAGGGCACCTCCGGCAACGACACCCTAAACGGCTGGGAAGGCCGGGACACCATGCTGGGCGGCGCTGGCGATGACACGCTGTCCGGCCGCGGCGGCGATGATGTGCTGCTAGGCGGGGATGGCAACGACCTGCTGGACGGCGGCAGCGGCAGCAACCGTCTGGAAGGCGGTGCCGGTAACGACGTGCTCAAAGTGTCGGCGTATTACTCCTCTGACAACGTGCTGAGCGGTGGTACCGGCGATGACACGCTGTACGGCAGTAATAATTCGGACACGTATTTGTTCGAGAAAGGAGACGGCCACGACACCCTCGTGGAACAGGGCGGTACCGACAGGCTGGTGTTTGGTGAGGGGCTGCATCGTGAAGAGGCGCTCTTTACGAAGTCAGGAGACGATCTCTCCATCCTTTTCAATCATGGGGACGATCAGGTGACCGTGGCAGGCTGGTTCAGTACGCCGGCGCATCAGGTGGAATCTTTCGTATTCCAGGATGGGACGGTGCTGTCCGGTGAGGTGGAGCGTTTGATTGCGGCGATGGCGATGCCGTCCGCGGTGACCACGACACAGGCGACGGTGCGCGACACTAACGAGCATCACTTACTGGTCGCCAGTTCGATTGTCTGA